Proteins from one Lachnospiraceae bacterium KGMB03038 genomic window:
- a CDS encoding DUF1700 domain-containing protein: MNRIEFMTELAALLQDVPVEERREAMRYYNDYFDEAGKENEAQAVSDLGDPAKAAAKIKEELGSQNKAGEEYKEYRETGYQDTRFEQRNVPGGRGQQGNNNVLKIILIILIIVIGAPIVLPIVTGLLGLLVGALAVVFGIFIALVVLFLALAVTGAALVCAGIVSLVPEIAVGLALIGMGLILAVIGVIGTVACVKLCMVVFPSLFRWIVNLCRKPFHRKAV, translated from the coding sequence ATGAACCGCATTGAATTTATGACAGAATTAGCCGCGCTGCTGCAGGATGTCCCAGTAGAGGAACGCAGAGAGGCGATGCGGTACTATAATGACTATTTTGACGAAGCGGGAAAGGAGAATGAGGCGCAGGCCGTTTCAGATTTAGGTGATCCGGCGAAGGCGGCGGCCAAGATCAAAGAAGAATTAGGCAGTCAGAATAAAGCGGGAGAAGAATATAAAGAATACAGAGAGACCGGGTATCAGGACACCCGGTTTGAGCAAAGAAACGTGCCCGGCGGAAGAGGGCAGCAGGGGAACAACAATGTATTGAAAATAATCCTGATCATTCTGATCATCGTGATCGGCGCGCCGATTGTTCTTCCGATTGTGACCGGGCTGCTGGGCCTTTTGGTTGGCGCGCTGGCAGTGGTTTTTGGGATTTTTATCGCGCTGGTCGTTTTGTTCCTGGCCCTTGCGGTTACCGGCGCCGCCCTGGTGTGCGCGGGAATTGTGAGTTTGGTTCCGGAGATCGCGGTAGGCCTTGCTCTGATCGGTATGGGTCTGATCCTGGCGGTGATCGGCGTGATCGGAACAGTAGCCTGTGTAAAACTCTGCATGGTGGTATTTCCAAGTTTGTTCCGCTGGATCGTGAATCTATGTCGGAAACCTTTTCATAGGAAGGCGGTGTGA
- a CDS encoding PspC domain-containing protein encodes METKRLYRSRENRMVCGVCGGIAEYFGVDPTLIRLLLVLIVCTAGFGILAYFIAAIIIPDRPQI; translated from the coding sequence ATGGAAACAAAGCGACTTTACCGTTCCCGGGAGAACCGGATGGTCTGCGGAGTATGCGGCGGCATCGCGGAATATTTTGGGGTAGACCCCACACTGATCCGGCTGCTGCTGGTCTTGATCGTGTGTACGGCCGGTTTTGGGATCCTGGCCTATTTTATCGCGGCTATTATTATACCGGACAGGCCGCAGATATAG
- a CDS encoding PucR family transcriptional regulator — MISNQILQNTIEGLKGITRIDFCVMDTDGKSLASTFSEQEDYEDEVLSFVGSPADSQVVQGYQFFKIFDEHQLEYVLLANGGSDDVYMVGKIAAFQIQNLLVAYKERFDKDNFIKNLLLDNLLLVDIYNRAKKLHIDTEVRRVIFIIETKHEKDSNALDNMRGLLGNKAKDFVTAVDEKNVIVVKELEEQDGPAELEKTAENFYEILKNDGEEEILIAYGTIINDIKEVSKSYKEAKLALDVGKIFFSEKNVIAFSELGIGRLIYQLPVPLCKMFIREIFEGKSPDDFDEETLTTINKFFENNLNVSETSRQLYIHRNTLVYRLDKLQKSTGLDLRVFEDAITFKIALMVVKYMKYMESLEY; from the coding sequence ATGATATCTAATCAAATACTTCAAAATACAATTGAAGGATTGAAGGGGATCACAAGAATTGATTTTTGTGTCATGGATACAGACGGAAAATCTCTTGCCAGTACATTTTCGGAGCAGGAAGACTATGAAGATGAGGTGCTATCTTTTGTAGGTTCACCCGCGGACAGCCAGGTAGTCCAGGGATATCAGTTCTTCAAAATCTTTGACGAACACCAGCTAGAGTACGTTCTTTTGGCAAACGGCGGAAGCGATGATGTATATATGGTAGGGAAAATAGCCGCGTTTCAGATCCAGAATCTTTTGGTGGCTTACAAGGAGCGTTTTGATAAAGATAATTTTATAAAAAATCTTTTGTTGGATAATCTGCTTTTGGTGGATATTTATAACCGTGCCAAAAAATTACATATTGACACAGAAGTCAGACGTGTTATCTTTATTATTGAGACAAAACATGAGAAAGATTCCAATGCCCTTGATAATATGCGCGGTCTTTTGGGCAATAAAGCCAAAGATTTTGTTACGGCAGTGGATGAAAAAAATGTGATCGTGGTCAAAGAGCTGGAGGAGCAGGATGGTCCTGCGGAACTGGAAAAGACGGCGGAGAATTTCTACGAAATCTTGAAAAATGACGGCGAGGAAGAGATTCTCATCGCATATGGGACGATCATCAATGATATCAAGGAGGTGTCAAAATCCTATAAAGAAGCGAAGCTTGCCCTTGATGTAGGGAAAATTTTCTTTAGCGAGAAGAATGTTATTGCGTTCAGCGAATTGGGGATTGGAAGGCTGATCTATCAGCTGCCTGTCCCGCTGTGCAAGATGTTCATTCGAGAGATATTTGAGGGGAAATCACCGGATGATTTTGACGAAGAGACGTTGACTACCATCAACAAGTTCTTTGAAAATAATCTGAACGTGTCAGAGACATCCAGACAGCTGTATATTCACAGGAACACTCTGGTATACCGTCTGGATAAGCTTCAGAAGAGCACAGGTTTGGATCTGCGCGTTTTTGAAGATGCCATTACTTTTAAGATCGCCCTTATGGTGGTAAAATACATGAAGTATATGGAGTCACTGGAGTATTAG
- a CDS encoding ABC transporter permease, producing MRISTFGYSMKQGVKNIGRNKMFSIASIATMAACIFLFGLFYSIVLNFNYIVAKAEESVAITVFFEEDTTDDQKEEIGNQLETADGVLSVTYVSADEAWESFQEDYFGGSEEAAAGFANDNPLATSDNYEVYMADVSKQDDVVEFAESLDGVRMVNKSDTVADTLTSVNRLVGYISAAIILILLVVSVFLISNTVTMGVTVRREEIAIMKYIGAKDGFVRAPFVFEGLLIGVIGALIPLVALYFMYDKAVQYIMTRFSLLNNIIDFLPVTTVYRTLLPVGIALGVGIGFLGSFLTIRKHLRV from the coding sequence ATGAGGATAAGTACATTTGGATATTCGATGAAACAAGGAGTAAAGAACATAGGAAGAAACAAGATGTTTTCCATTGCTTCCATTGCGACGATGGCTGCTTGTATTTTCTTGTTCGGGCTTTTTTATTCCATCGTACTCAATTTTAATTACATTGTAGCCAAGGCGGAAGAGAGTGTTGCGATCACCGTTTTCTTCGAGGAAGACACGACAGATGATCAGAAAGAAGAGATCGGGAATCAGCTGGAAACGGCGGATGGTGTTTTAAGCGTGACATACGTAAGCGCGGACGAAGCCTGGGAAAGCTTCCAGGAAGATTATTTCGGAGGATCAGAAGAAGCGGCGGCGGGATTCGCTAACGACAATCCATTGGCTACTTCAGACAACTATGAAGTTTATATGGCGGACGTGTCCAAACAGGATGATGTGGTCGAGTTCGCGGAGAGCCTGGACGGCGTGCGGATGGTCAATAAATCAGATACTGTGGCAGATACGCTGACCAGTGTAAACAGGCTGGTGGGATACATATCCGCGGCGATCATCCTGATCTTGCTGGTGGTATCTGTTTTCCTGATCAGCAATACCGTTACCATGGGTGTTACGGTAAGAAGAGAAGAGATCGCGATCATGAAATATATAGGGGCCAAAGACGGGTTTGTCCGGGCGCCGTTCGTGTTCGAAGGCCTTCTGATCGGAGTCATCGGAGCGCTGATTCCGCTGGTGGCGCTGTATTTCATGTACGATAAGGCGGTACAGTATATTATGACCAGGTTCAGTCTTTTGAACAATATTATCGATTTCCTGCCGGTTACAACTGTATATAGAACGCTTCTTCCGGTAGGCATCGCGCTGGGAGTCGGAATTGGATTCCTGGGAAGTTTCCTGACGATCAGAAAGCATTTAAGAGTATAA
- a CDS encoding WecB/TagA/CpsF family glycosyltransferase, which produces MSAKINVLDIEIDNCTAKEAMKKAVEYLATEPANMIEMVTVDAIMQLDEMTEMRKEFSQFDLVLAGDRMILEAAEVTDRKYLQETENHVFLKMFLRYLHKNHKRIYLLVESEEDGQNFYDYLERHYGGVQIVGMAKVSAQNRADDMLVNAINGGEIDCVLSALAAPLQEEFIVRNRNLLNAGLWLGLGCEMLPVRRAGFGRGRISQFLVKMIFKKEMEKRKNRT; this is translated from the coding sequence ATGAGTGCCAAGATAAATGTTTTGGATATTGAAATCGATAATTGTACAGCTAAAGAAGCAATGAAGAAAGCAGTGGAGTATCTGGCCACGGAACCGGCCAATATGATCGAGATGGTAACGGTAGATGCCATTATGCAGCTGGATGAAATGACAGAGATGAGAAAAGAATTCAGTCAGTTCGATCTGGTGCTGGCGGGCGATCGGATGATCCTGGAAGCGGCGGAAGTTACAGACCGCAAGTATCTTCAGGAGACGGAGAATCATGTTTTCTTAAAAATGTTTCTGCGGTATCTCCATAAAAACCACAAGAGGATATACCTTCTGGTGGAGTCGGAAGAAGACGGACAGAATTTTTATGATTATCTGGAACGGCATTACGGCGGCGTCCAGATTGTGGGAATGGCGAAAGTATCCGCTCAGAACCGGGCGGATGATATGCTGGTCAACGCGATCAACGGCGGAGAGATCGACTGTGTCTTATCTGCTTTGGCGGCTCCTCTCCAAGAAGAGTTTATTGTGCGGAATAGGAACCTTTTGAACGCGGGGCTGTGGCTTGGACTTGGATGCGAGATGCTCCCGGTGCGGCGCGCGGGGTTTGGAAGAGGACGGATCAGCCAGTTCCTTGTGAAGATGATCTTTAAAAAAGAGATGGAGAAACGAAAAAATAGAACGTAA
- a CDS encoding PadR family transcriptional regulator: MVFNTGAALLDAIVLAVVSREKEGTYGYKITQDVRRAIDVSESTLYPVLRRLQKDECLEVYDQQFDGRNRRYYKVTDKGVAQLNLYRVEWKNYSTKINELFEGGVTA, from the coding sequence ATGGTATTTAACACCGGAGCCGCCCTTCTGGATGCGATCGTACTTGCGGTAGTATCGCGGGAGAAGGAAGGAACTTACGGTTATAAGATCACACAGGATGTGCGCAGAGCCATTGACGTCTCTGAATCAACGCTGTATCCGGTCCTGCGCAGACTTCAGAAAGACGAATGTCTGGAAGTCTACGATCAGCAGTTTGACGGAAGGAACCGAAGATATTATAAAGTGACGGATAAGGGAGTGGCGCAGCTGAATCTTTACCGTGTAGAATGGAAGAATTATTCGACAAAGATCAATGAGTTATTTGAGGGAGGTGTGACCGCATGA
- the ftsE gene encoding cell division ATP-binding protein FtsE: MIELKEVTKEYSKGISALNGVNLKVEKGEFVFIVGDSGSGKSTLIRLIMKELDPTSGTIIVNGQNLNRMKHRKIPMYRRRLGVVFQDFRLLKDRNIYENIAFAQRVTEVPTRVIKKKVPAALSLVGLAQKYKSFPRELSGGEQQRVAIARAIVNEPAILLADEPTGNLDPTNSWEIMKLLEEANDRGTTVLVVTHNQEIVNEMKKRVVTMKKGVIVSDEKKGGYK, from the coding sequence ATGATTGAATTAAAAGAAGTTACAAAGGAGTATTCCAAGGGGATCTCTGCTTTGAATGGAGTGAACCTGAAGGTGGAGAAGGGGGAGTTCGTCTTCATTGTAGGTGACAGCGGTTCCGGGAAATCTACATTGATCCGTCTTATTATGAAAGAGCTGGATCCCACATCAGGAACGATCATTGTCAACGGTCAGAACCTGAATCGGATGAAACATAGAAAGATTCCGATGTACCGCAGGAGACTGGGGGTTGTATTCCAGGATTTCCGACTTTTGAAGGACAGGAATATCTATGAGAATATTGCTTTTGCCCAGCGAGTGACAGAAGTCCCCACAAGAGTGATCAAGAAGAAGGTGCCGGCAGCCCTTTCGCTGGTAGGTCTGGCACAGAAATATAAATCCTTCCCTCGTGAGTTGTCTGGAGGAGAACAGCAGCGCGTAGCCATTGCAAGGGCGATCGTAAATGAGCCGGCGATCCTTCTGGCAGATGAGCCTACGGGAAATCTGGACCCGACAAATTCATGGGAGATCATGAAGCTTTTGGAAGAAGCCAACGACAGAGGGACGACCGTCCTTGTCGTTACTCATAACCAGGAGATTGTAAACGAAATGAAGAAGCGGGTGGTTACAATGAAAAAGGGGGTCATTGTAAGCGACGAGAAAAAAGGTGGGTATAAATAA
- a CDS encoding small, acid-soluble spore protein, alpha/beta type, producing the protein MAGKNQKPIRLEELTQEEKMKYEIAEELGLLDRVLEEGWRSLSSKETGRIGGLLARRKRAAGKK; encoded by the coding sequence ATGGCGGGAAAGAATCAGAAACCAATCCGGTTAGAAGAATTAACGCAGGAAGAAAAGATGAAATACGAGATCGCGGAAGAACTTGGACTTCTTGACAGGGTCCTGGAAGAAGGATGGCGCTCATTGTCTTCCAAAGAAACCGGCAGGATTGGCGGCCTGCTTGCAAGGAGAAAGCGGGCTGCGGGAAAAAAATAA
- a CDS encoding dihydroorotase — MRTIIQNGWVVDPLSRTVEQSDVLIENGRIQKIEKEIQEKGGKILKADGCYVMPGFIDLHVHLRDPGQEYKETLGTGGKAAVKGGVTALCAMPNTRPPIDDGEKYKAVQERAKEESPARVFQLGAVTKGQKGEELADIKGMAEAGCVGISEDGKSVMNASLYRKGMKLAKECGMTVFAHCEDIHMVEGGVMNADENAGRLGMKGITNSVEDVIVARDILLAKETGVKLHLCHCSTADSVKMVEEAKKAGLPVTAEVCPHHFILTSDDIPGDDGNYKMNPPLRSREDVEELRRGLKEGIMDVIATDHAPHGEEEKNQSMKKAPFGIVGLETSAALTYTELVKTGILSIVDMADKMSFQPAKILGLAEQGSVTEGKIADLVIFDPEKEYEIDRETFVSKGKNTPFHGRKVWGEVKYTLVGGRVVYENGQI, encoded by the coding sequence ATGCGGACGATCATTCAAAACGGATGGGTAGTGGATCCACTTTCCAGAACAGTGGAGCAATCAGATGTTCTGATCGAAAACGGCAGGATTCAAAAAATAGAAAAAGAGATCCAAGAGAAAGGCGGCAAGATCCTGAAAGCCGACGGCTGCTATGTGATGCCAGGATTTATCGATCTCCACGTGCATCTGCGGGATCCGGGACAGGAATATAAAGAAACTCTGGGAACCGGAGGAAAAGCGGCGGTAAAAGGCGGGGTAACCGCTCTCTGCGCTATGCCTAACACACGTCCCCCTATCGATGATGGGGAGAAATACAAAGCCGTTCAAGAACGGGCAAAAGAAGAGTCGCCGGCCCGCGTCTTTCAGTTGGGGGCAGTGACCAAAGGACAAAAAGGAGAAGAGCTGGCAGATATTAAAGGAATGGCTGAGGCTGGCTGCGTGGGGATCAGCGAGGACGGCAAGTCTGTCATGAACGCGTCTCTCTATCGGAAGGGAATGAAGCTGGCAAAAGAGTGCGGAATGACTGTATTCGCTCATTGTGAAGATATCCATATGGTAGAAGGCGGCGTCATGAACGCTGATGAAAACGCCGGGCGGCTGGGAATGAAAGGGATCACCAATTCTGTAGAAGACGTGATCGTCGCAAGAGATATCCTGCTGGCAAAAGAGACAGGGGTAAAACTGCATCTGTGCCACTGCTCCACCGCGGACAGCGTTAAGATGGTAGAAGAGGCTAAAAAAGCCGGCCTTCCGGTAACTGCTGAAGTGTGTCCCCATCATTTTATCCTGACCTCTGACGATATCCCTGGAGACGACGGAAATTATAAGATGAATCCGCCATTAAGGAGCAGGGAGGATGTCGAAGAACTGCGAAGAGGGCTGAAGGAAGGGATCATGGATGTGATCGCCACAGACCACGCCCCTCATGGCGAAGAAGAGAAGAATCAGTCTATGAAGAAGGCGCCGTTTGGGATCGTGGGATTGGAGACGTCGGCGGCTCTTACCTATACGGAACTGGTGAAAACAGGCATCTTGAGCATTGTGGATATGGCGGATAAGATGAGTTTCCAGCCGGCCAAGATCCTGGGATTGGCAGAGCAGGGAAGCGTCACGGAAGGAAAGATCGCGGATCTTGTGATCTTTGACCCGGAAAAAGAGTATGAGATCGACCGGGAAACCTTTGTGTCTAAGGGAAAGAATACGCCGTTCCATGGCCGAAAAGTCTGGGGAGAAGTGAAATACACCCTGGTTGGCGGCCGTGTAGTATACGAAAATGGGCAAATTTAG
- a CDS encoding peptidoglycan DD-metalloendopeptidase family protein, translated as MRGKKIISILCVLSLCFGMTFQVQATGLQEKREQLNDLEKEKAAAEQEKADLSKQLETVVAEMETMKGEIEKKEAEITVKEEELIQAQIDENDQYESMKKRIKYMYENGSSQFIEVLCEAKDITDFLNKAEYISNISDYDRDMLKQFQDIVAEVEAQEKQLQAEYDEMEQMQNDLIEKQSSIESLIDAKDTEIGEMSDQLAELKEAVATAERKQQERASSYSNSAGASVVTGNGTFTHPCPGYTRISSYFGWREQPLPGASTNHKGMDFAAPTGTPIYAAAGGTVTSAGYSGNAGNLIIINHGNGLQTYYMHCHQIYVRAGQKVSKGQNIAIVGTTGNSTGPHLHFQVMSGGTPVNPQNYL; from the coding sequence ATGCGAGGAAAGAAGATCATCAGTATTTTATGCGTATTGTCTCTGTGCTTTGGGATGACGTTCCAGGTACAGGCGACAGGTCTCCAAGAGAAGAGGGAGCAGCTTAACGATCTGGAGAAGGAAAAGGCCGCCGCTGAGCAGGAGAAGGCAGACCTTTCAAAACAGCTTGAGACGGTCGTGGCTGAAATGGAGACCATGAAAGGTGAGATCGAGAAGAAAGAAGCGGAGATCACCGTCAAGGAGGAAGAACTGATCCAGGCTCAGATTGATGAGAACGATCAATATGAGAGTATGAAAAAGCGGATCAAATACATGTATGAAAACGGCAGCAGCCAGTTTATCGAGGTGCTGTGCGAGGCTAAAGATATTACAGATTTTCTGAACAAGGCGGAATATATTTCAAATATTTCGGATTACGACAGAGATATGCTCAAACAGTTCCAGGATATTGTGGCCGAGGTGGAAGCGCAGGAAAAACAGCTTCAGGCAGAATACGATGAGATGGAACAGATGCAGAATGATCTGATCGAGAAACAAAGCTCTATTGAATCCTTGATCGATGCGAAAGATACCGAGATCGGGGAGATGTCGGATCAGCTTGCGGAATTGAAGGAAGCTGTGGCTACGGCGGAGCGGAAGCAGCAGGAGCGGGCTTCTTCTTATTCCAACAGCGCGGGGGCGTCCGTGGTGACGGGGAATGGGACTTTTACACATCCATGCCCTGGCTATACAAGAATCTCCAGCTATTTTGGATGGAGAGAGCAGCCGCTGCCGGGAGCCAGTACGAACCACAAAGGCATGGATTTTGCGGCGCCTACTGGAACGCCGATCTACGCGGCCGCGGGAGGCACGGTTACCTCAGCGGGGTACAGCGGCAATGCCGGGAATCTGATCATCATCAATCATGGAAATGGCCTGCAGACTTACTATATGCACTGCCATCAGATTTATGTCCGGGCAGGGCAGAAGGTGAGCAAGGGACAGAATATTGCGATCGTGGGTACGACAGGAAACTCGACGGGGCCGCATCTGCATTTCCAGGTAATGTCCGGCGGGACGCCTGTGAATCCACAGAATTATTTGTAG
- a CDS encoding DUF4097 domain-containing protein, whose protein sequence is MKKRWKVFWIVCGITAGIGFACCIAALALGVTVEMLENRFPNGIGIVSGNHGSESTSESYGGVQKIDMDLAAGEVIVLPSDNQETVVVETENISRRLKFSTYMEGNELKITSAKWLLFGEHIGKGKIYVYIPQNQTMEEVSLDMGAGNLTVENLWAKKFSLSVGAGDAEVWDFTAQEADFDCGTGKITACGGASRGIDIDCGVGDIEYTAYGNERDYNYDIDCGVGDVVIGANEYSGLGRSKNVNNGADREISIDCGVGKVNVAFDSSRQAAGPRMAARRTADF, encoded by the coding sequence ATGAAAAAGCGATGGAAAGTCTTCTGGATTGTGTGCGGGATCACAGCTGGGATAGGGTTTGCCTGCTGTATCGCGGCGCTGGCGCTGGGGGTCACCGTAGAGATGTTGGAAAACCGTTTTCCTAACGGGATTGGGATCGTATCTGGAAACCATGGGTCAGAGAGTACCTCGGAGTCCTATGGCGGGGTTCAAAAGATCGATATGGACTTAGCCGCCGGAGAAGTGATCGTCCTGCCTTCAGACAACCAGGAGACGGTCGTGGTGGAGACGGAGAATATCAGCCGGCGGCTTAAGTTTTCTACTTATATGGAAGGAAATGAATTGAAGATCACCTCCGCGAAATGGCTGCTTTTTGGAGAACACATAGGCAAGGGGAAGATTTATGTATATATTCCGCAAAATCAGACAATGGAAGAGGTTTCTCTGGATATGGGAGCGGGAAATCTAACGGTAGAGAACCTGTGGGCAAAGAAATTCTCGCTCTCTGTGGGCGCGGGTGACGCAGAGGTGTGGGATTTTACGGCGCAGGAAGCAGACTTTGACTGCGGAACCGGAAAGATCACGGCTTGCGGGGGAGCCAGCCGCGGGATAGATATTGACTGCGGCGTTGGTGATATAGAATATACGGCTTATGGAAATGAAAGGGACTACAATTATGATATTGACTGCGGCGTCGGCGACGTGGTGATCGGAGCGAATGAGTATTCCGGGCTTGGAAGAAGCAAGAACGTCAATAATGGGGCGGACCGAGAGATCAGTATTGATTGCGGAGTCGGAAAAGTCAATGTCGCGTTTGACAGCAGTCGTCAGGCAGCCGGACCGAGAATGGCGGCGCGGCGGACCGCGGATTTTTAA
- the pyrF gene encoding orotidine-5'-phosphate decarboxylase yields MINRLVENIKKTNAPIVVGLDPMLKYVPERVQKKAFAEYGETLEGAAEAVWQFNKEIVDKTWDLIPAVKPQIAMYEQFGIPGLAAFKKTVDYCREKGLAVIGDIKRGDIGSTSAAYAAGHLGRVNVGSKTYVPFGEDFVTVNPYLGSDGVNPFLDVCREEKKGIFVLVKTSNPSSGEFQDQKIDGRPLYELVGEKVAAWGEDLMGKDYSYVGAVVGATYPEMGKVLRKLMPKAYILVPGYGAQGGKGKDLVHFFNEDGLGAIINSSRGIIAAWQQEKYASFGAEHYGEAAREAVLDMRKDIQEALEGQR; encoded by the coding sequence TTGATCAATCGATTAGTGGAAAATATAAAAAAGACAAATGCGCCGATCGTGGTGGGATTAGACCCGATGCTGAAATATGTGCCGGAGCGGGTGCAGAAAAAAGCGTTCGCTGAATATGGAGAGACATTAGAAGGAGCGGCTGAAGCAGTCTGGCAGTTTAATAAAGAGATCGTGGACAAGACCTGGGATCTGATCCCGGCGGTGAAGCCGCAGATCGCCATGTATGAACAATTTGGGATCCCAGGGCTTGCGGCCTTTAAGAAGACGGTGGACTACTGCCGGGAGAAAGGGCTGGCAGTGATCGGAGACATTAAGAGAGGGGATATCGGCTCTACATCGGCGGCTTATGCCGCGGGGCACTTAGGACGTGTCAATGTGGGAAGCAAGACCTATGTGCCCTTTGGGGAAGATTTTGTGACAGTCAATCCCTATCTTGGCTCAGACGGGGTCAATCCATTCCTGGATGTATGCAGAGAAGAGAAGAAAGGGATTTTTGTCCTTGTCAAAACGTCCAATCCATCCAGCGGAGAATTCCAGGACCAGAAGATTGACGGAAGACCGCTCTATGAGCTGGTAGGAGAGAAGGTGGCAGCCTGGGGAGAAGACCTGATGGGGAAGGATTACAGCTATGTAGGCGCTGTAGTGGGCGCTACCTATCCGGAGATGGGGAAAGTGCTGCGCAAACTCATGCCCAAAGCCTATATTCTGGTGCCGGGATACGGCGCCCAGGGCGGAAAGGGAAAAGACCTGGTACATTTCTTCAATGAGGATGGACTGGGAGCCATCATCAATTCTTCCAGAGGCATCATCGCAGCCTGGCAGCAGGAGAAATATGCTTCCTTTGGAGCGGAACATTATGGAGAGGCGGCCAGAGAAGCGGTATTGGATATGAGGAAAGATATCCAGGAAGCTCTGGAAGGCCAAAGATAG
- a CDS encoding S41 family peptidase, giving the protein MKYQKRFWQGALCGALAVLLGAGLVSCAGRFPFGGGDTVSDVTEEKLSQIQALIQEEYLGEVDEEALQTGLCQGYVNALEDPYSVYYDEEQTTALMESTQGEYGGIGVVLTQNLETGITEASSVYEDSPAMEAGMQDGDVIYKVDGEDMSGKDLEEISGSIKGEKGTAVEITVLRGEDQEEITLTVTRDTIQAETVESRMLGDGVGYLAVSEFDDVTFDQYQGAMTELEAEGMEGLIVDLRGNPGGNLDTVCQILDLMLPEGLIVYTEDKDGNRQESTSDGEHKIDMPLVVLVDGNSASAAEIYAGAIQDHGIGKIVGTQTYGKGVVQSIYDLGDGTSLKLTVAEYFTPNGRSIDGEGITPDVEVEYQPDEKNPEADNQLDRAVEVLQEEMK; this is encoded by the coding sequence ATGAAATATCAAAAGAGATTTTGGCAGGGGGCGCTGTGCGGCGCCCTTGCTGTATTGCTGGGAGCAGGGCTGGTGTCCTGTGCCGGAAGATTCCCCTTTGGCGGGGGAGATACGGTCTCTGATGTGACGGAGGAAAAGCTTTCCCAGATCCAGGCGCTGATCCAGGAGGAATATCTGGGCGAAGTGGACGAAGAAGCATTGCAGACGGGATTGTGCCAAGGCTATGTAAATGCCCTGGAAGACCCTTATTCTGTATATTACGATGAAGAACAGACTACTGCTTTGATGGAATCTACTCAGGGAGAATACGGAGGGATTGGAGTGGTCCTGACACAGAATCTGGAGACAGGGATCACAGAGGCATCCAGCGTATATGAGGATTCTCCGGCAATGGAAGCCGGGATGCAGGATGGAGACGTGATCTATAAAGTGGACGGGGAAGATATGTCCGGTAAAGATTTGGAAGAGATCTCCGGAAGCATCAAAGGAGAAAAGGGAACCGCTGTCGAGATCACTGTCCTTCGGGGAGAAGATCAAGAGGAGATTACTCTTACGGTCACCAGGGATACTATACAGGCGGAAACTGTAGAATCCCGCATGTTGGGAGACGGCGTGGGATATCTTGCTGTCAGTGAATTTGACGATGTGACATTTGACCAGTATCAGGGAGCCATGACAGAGCTGGAAGCAGAAGGCATGGAAGGTTTGATCGTGGATCTGAGGGGAAATCCGGGAGGAAACCTGGATACCGTCTGCCAGATCCTGGACCTTATGCTTCCGGAGGGGTTGATCGTGTATACAGAAGATAAGGATGGCAACCGGCAGGAGTCTACTTCGGATGGGGAGCATAAGATCGATATGCCGCTGGTAGTGTTAGTAGATGGAAACAGCGCCAGCGCGGCGGAGATTTATGCGGGAGCCATTCAGGATCATGGAATCGGCAAGATCGTGGGAACCCAGACTTATGGGAAAGGCGTGGTTCAGTCTATCTATGATCTGGGTGACGGAACCAGCTTGAAACTGACGGTGGCAGAATACTTTACGCCTAACGGAAGGAGCATTGACGGGGAAGGGATCACTCCGGATGTGGAAGTGGAATATCAGCCGGATGAAAAGAACCCAGAGGCGGATAACCAACTGGACCGGGCAGTTGAAGTCCTGCAGGAAGAGATGAAATAG